In Mixophyes fleayi isolate aMixFle1 chromosome 3, aMixFle1.hap1, whole genome shotgun sequence, the genomic stretch ATAATGCTTGTATGTATGTGACTGCAATCATTTTttagacaattattattattactgttacctCCAATTCTTCCAGTCTGCTAAAAATCTCCCTATGTGATACCTGGTGAGGTGATAAAGGGCCGCACATTGGAAAAATAGTATTTATTTGCAGCGATTGAAGGTTTTGGGAACAAGGTAATGGGTAGATAATTGGCAGGTTCCTTTACTGCTCATGGGGGCGACACTTGTTTTTGTTGGGCCCGGAGCCGGGCGCGCTCCTGATTGGTCCTCAGAACCTGATTAATGAAGAATTCGCTCTCCTGCCCCACATCTGTGAGCCGCAGATCAAACTCCACCACGGTCCTGTTTTCTGACATGCCTTCCAAAAGCTGCTTCCCGCCATCCTGAGGACAAAGGAGGACACATGACCTAAGACACCACATGACAGAGGTCACATGACAAAGGAGGACACATGACCTAAGATACCACACGACAGAGGTCACATGACAAAGGAGGACACATGACCTAAGATACCACAGAGGTCACATGACAAAGGAGGACACATGACCTAAGACACCACATGACAGAGGTCACATGACAAAGGAGGACACATGACCTAAGACACCACACGACAGAGGTCACATGACAAAGGAGGACACATGACCTAAGACACCACATGACAGAGGTCACATGACAAAGGAGGACACATGACCTAAGACACCACACGACAGAGGTCACATGACAAAGGAGGACACATGACCTAAGACACCACATGACAGAGGTCACATGACAAAGGAGGACACATGACCTAAGACACCACACGACAGAGGTCACATGACAAAGGAGGACACATGACCTAAGACACCACACGACAAAGGTCACATGACAAAGGAGGACACATGACCTAAGACACCACATGACAGAGGTCACATGACAAAGGAGGACACATGAGCTAAGTAAGACACATGACAGAGGTCACATGACAAAGGAGGACACATGAGCTAAGTAAGACACATGACAGAGGTCACATGACAAAGGAGGACACATGACCTAAGACACCACATGACAGAGGTCACATGACAAAGGAGGACACATGACCTAAGACACCACATGACAGAGGTCACATGACAAATGAGGACACATGAGCTAAGTAAGACATGACAGAGGTCACATGACAAAGGAGAACACAGATGACACACATATGTTCTTGTGATACAGTGTTCCAGCACATCTATGTAAACACACAGATAAAGATCACGATACATGAGACCTCATGACTTATACCAGAAGTCTGTAACTTTCCCTTTATCGCTGTTCAGATCCGCAGTTTATCAACTCATTCACAAACACTTCTGTTAATTTCACATAAGAAGCTGACATCTGCCCTCAAGTAACATGGCTGCCTCCAGCTCCCTTATATCACACTGTAACCGTGCACACCAGAAGGTAAGAACAGCAGCGCTACAAACTGAGTGGCCGATACAGCTCGTGCATCACAACAATGCTTTATCACCTGTAATATCTGGCTTCCAAAAAATAGGAGCAGCCCCTCAGTGTCTGCATAATCCTATTGTTCTATGTGTAAATGTCATTCTCCCCACTATGGACACTGAGGCCTTTCTGGCAATGTAGGAATGTACGCTGTGTTTATACTATAACATATGATGCAATATGATGTCCTTACAAGCACTAATCACTGAGGTCACTAGTCCTACAGAGGAGAATCAGGATCATACCAGGCCGATGCGGTTGGAGGAGAGGCTGACGCTTCTTAGAGACGTATTCTGGGAGAGGACCTGCGAGAGGACGGTAACGGTGGGTTCAgacagctcattgcttcccagatGAAGAGTCACAAGACTTGTGTTCTGCAGCAGAGCGTTGCACAGAGCCTGTCCACCCTCGTCTCCAATGCGGTTAAGCCTGAGATTCAGAGAGCTGAGGTTGTTGTTTTTGGACAGGGCATAAGCAATGGCCTGAGCTCCATGTGGACGTACGTTGTTGTTACACAGATTTAGAATCTGGAGTTGACTTTGGTTCAGCAATTTACCGACTGCACGGGCTCCTCGGTCTGAGATCTGGTTGTGTGAAAGGTCGAGGTGAACCAGTGACGGATGGTCCAGTAAACTTCTAATAAGAACACGAACCTTTTCATCATCAACTTTACTTCTGTGAAGCCTGAAGACCTGTGAAGAAGTCATAAGAAATAATTGAGAAAAGacattaaatatttcagtatgtgGCTTCTATCCACCTTCCTGTGCATGACTCAGACCCcacaatttattttatagaaagtgAAGGAAGCATCTGTCCCCTGGTCTTTTACCTTCAGGTTTCTGAATGTCTTGAATGTTGCAGCGAGCGTAGAGCAGTCCCGTTTCGTGAACCTGAAGAGGTTCCACTCAAAGTTCATACCGCAGCCTTTTACCCCATACACAAGGTGTAGCTCCTCCAGACCACACAGGGAAAGGGCAATAAGGTTCAGATCAAAGTGGTCCATGGACGGCAGTTCTCCACCAGCATCACTTTCTGAGTCTGAGATCTCTTCAACCTCATCTTCCTTCTTCTCCAACCtcactggtggcagcagctgtcgGATCTCCAATCTTTTGACATAGTCCTTGCTAAGTTCTGCAGCCTCACAGATGGGTCCTGTATGTGTTAGGTCTGGGATAAAGCGCTCAATGAGGTTCTCCAGGTGTCGCTCAAAGAATAACCTCTTCCAACTGGAGCCATAGTGGGAGATGTCACAGATGGGCCAGCGCTCGGAACAGCAGCGTCTCCAGTAACCCTCGTAGGTAATGAGGTTGGCGGTCACATGTAGGGGCAGCGAGGTGGAGATAAGATCCAGGACCTTGGTCTTGTGCTTTGGAAGCAATTTTTCCAGAATGGGGTTATCTGGGGGTCACAAAGATATGAAGTTACACCCAGAACGGAGGACTCAGCAAAAATATTTATGTAGAATCTACTGGAGGGGAATGTGAGGGATATTTACACATAACTATATCTCCATTGTGTCAGAGCTGCGGGCTGGAAAATTATTAGTGTCCTTAATTCTAAACATCTTCAACAGCTCTGGGCAACTGAGGCATAAACATCTTACAGGCACCGGCGGGTGTGTTATAGGCACAGGCGGGTGTGGTATATGTagtggaatggggtgtgttataggtagtggaatggggtgtgttataggcagtggaatggggtgtgttatagacagtggaatggggtgtgttataggcagtggaatggggtgtgttataggcagtggaatggggtgtgttatagACAGTGGATTGGGGTGTGTTATAGacagtggaatggggtgtgttacaatcagtggaatggggtgtgttatagacagtggaatggggtgtgttataggcagtggaatggggtgtgttatagGCAGTGGAATGAAGTGTGTTATAGGTagtggaatggggtgtgttatagacagtggaatggggtgtgttataggcagtggaatggggtgtgttataggcagtggaatggggtgtgttataggcagtggaatggggtgtgttaCAGGCAGTGGAATGGGGTGGGTTACAGGTagtggaatggggtgtgttacagtcagtggaatggggtgtgttacaatcagtggaatggggtgtgttacagtcagtggaatggggtgtgttatagGCACAGACGGGTATGTTATAGGTAGTGGAATGGAGTGTGCTATAGGTagtggaatggggtgtgttatagGCACAGACGGGTGTGTTATAGGTAGTGGAATGGAGTGTGCTATAGGTagtggaatggggtgtgttatagGCACAGACGGGTGTGTTATAGGCAGTGGAATGGAGTGTGCTATAGGTagtggaatggggtgtgttatagGCAC encodes the following:
- the DRC5 gene encoding dynein regulatory complex subunit 5, whose product is MTHITVTAAAGPGNTRRIITEDPSWSLSVIPPLSALSLQHIVSNYGNNPILEKLLPKHKTKVLDLISTSLPLHVTANLITYEGYWRRCCSERWPICDISHYGSSWKRLFFERHLENLIERFIPDLTHTGPICEAAELSKDYVKRLEIRQLLPPVRLEKKEDEVEEISDSESDAGGELPSMDHFDLNLIALSLCGLEELHLVYGVKGCGMNFEWNLFRFTKRDCSTLAATFKTFRNLKVFRLHRSKVDDEKVRVLIRSLLDHPSLVHLDLSHNQISDRGARAVGKLLNQSQLQILNLCNNNVRPHGAQAIAYALSKNNNLSSLNLRLNRIGDEGGQALCNALLQNTSLVTLHLGSNELSEPTVTVLSQVLSQNTSLRSVSLSSNRIGLDGGKQLLEGMSENRTVVEFDLRLTDVGQESEFFINQVLRTNQERARLRAQQKQVSPP